ACCTTCGGCTCCCAGCCTAAAATACTTTTTGCCTTTGTGATATCCGGCCTGCGTTGTTTAGGATCATCTACAGGAAGATCTTTTAACACCAGCTTTTGCGTTGTTCCCGTAAGTTTAATAATTTCTTCACCAAATTGCTTAATGGTAATTTCGTCAGGGTTACCAATATTCATAGGCTGCGCATAATCGCTCATTAATAAACGATAAATACCTTCTACCAAGTCATCCACATAACAAAAAGAACGTGTTTGAGAACCATCGCCAAAAACAGTAAGGTCTTCTCCGCGTAATGCCTGACCGATAAATGCAGGTAACACCCTTCCATCATTCAGTCGCATTCTTGGCCCGTAAGTGTTAAAAATCCGTACAATTCTGGTTTCTAAACCGTGGAACGTATGATAGGCCATAGTCATTGCCTCTTGAAAGCGTTTTGCTTCATCATATACACCTCTTGGACCAACCGGATTCACATTACCCCAGTATTCCTCCGGCTGTGGATTTACGCTTGGATCACCATAGACTTCAGAAGTGGAGGCAATAATCATCCTGGCATTTTTATGCTTGGCAAGACCCAGTAAATTATGCGTTCCCAAACTACCAACTTTAAGCGTCTGAATTGGAATTTTCAGGTAGTCAATAGGGCTCGCTGGTGAAGCAAAATGAAGAATGTAATCCAGGTCGCCGGGAACATATACAAATTTAGAAACATCATGATGAGCAAATTCAAAGTTTTCTAAAGCAAAAAGATGCTCTATATTTTTCAGATCACCAGTAATCAAGTTATCCATGGCTATCACATGGTAATCTTCTTTGATAAATCTATCGCAAAGATGCGACCCTAAAAATCCGGCGGCCCCGGTAATTAATACTCTTTTACGTTCCATTTTCTACAAGTTACATTCATAATTCTATTAATCAGGGCAAAACGGAGCTATTTTCTTAATATTCCCTTTAGTCTTTAATTAATAAAGTATCTTCGGCTAAGATAAATAAATAAAACATTCAAAATGCTTTGGCTTTACAATTTTGGTATTTTCTTTTACGGACTATTAATCAATGCTTTTGCTCAATTTAATCCGAAAGCTAAGTTATTTGTAGAAGGCAGAAAAAACCTATTCCCCCAGATCAGTAAAAAGATAATTTCCGGAGATCGTACAATATGGTTTCATTTTGCTTCATTAGGAGAATTTGAGCAAGGCAGACCAGTGTTGGAACGCATAAAAAAACAATACTACAATAAGAAAATAGTTATCACTTTTTTTTCCCCTTCAGGATATGAAATCCGAAAAAACACTCCATTGGCAGATGCGGTATTCTACCTGCCAATGGACACCCCCTCTAACGCCAAAAAGTTTATAGACCTCGTAAATCCTGAACTTGTCATTTTCACCAAGTATGAATACTGGCACAACTATTTCAGGATTCTTCATGAAAGGTCTGTGCCCTTATTTATGATTTCAGCGATATTCAGACCAAGTCAGGTTTTCTTTAAATGGTATGGCCGTTTTAACCGTAAAACATTAAGTTATGTTACACATTTTTTTGTTCAAAACCAGGAAAGTAAGCTACTTTTAGAAAACATAGGTATTAAAAATATTAGTCTAAGTGGAGACACCAGATTTGATACCGTTACTTTAAATACCGAAAAATCTGCACCAAACAATTCAATAGAAGCCTTTATAGCTGCTGCGCCAACATTAATTGCAGGTAGTACCTGGCCCGCTGATGAAACTTTATTAAGCCAACTCATAAAAAAACAGCCCGACTGGAAACTAATCATCGCTCCACATGAAATTGATCCAGGGCATATCGATCAAATTCAAATGCTTTTTCCTCAAGCCGTCAAATATTCGGCACTGCCTAAGCATCAAACACACTCTGCACAGGTTTTAATTATTGATAATATTGGACTGTTGTCTTCATTATATCAATATGGGTTAGTTTCATACATCGGCGGGGGCTTTGGTGCAGGTATCCACAATACACTGGAAGCTGCAGCTTTTGCCTTGCCAGTAATTTTTGGACCTAACTATCAAAAGTTCCAGGAAGCAAAAGATCTGATTGCATTGAAAGCCGCAAATAGCGTCCAGAACATTGAAGAACTGGCGCAAGCATTCGAAATCTATGCGAATGATACAAAATACGGCGTAATCGCAAAATCTTATGTAAGCAAAAAAACAGGGGCTACAAACGGCATTTTACAAGCGGTAGAGAAATTTCTAGGTTAAGAAGCTTTTACCATCTCGCTAAGCGCTTCTATCCACTTAGGATGATCATTTAAACTAGCTACCAGTTGAACTTCCTCCCCGCCAAGTTTTTTAAACTCTTCTCCGTATTCCACAGATACTTCATAAACAGTTTCTAAACAATCTGCCACAAAAGCAGGACAAAAAACTAAAAGTCTTTTTTTACCTTGCACGGCAAGCTCTTTAAGCACATCACTGGTGTAAGGCTGTACCCAAGGCTCTTTACCCAATCTGGATTGAAAACAAACACTATACTTTTCTACAGGAATAGCCAGTTCTGCCGCTATTAATTTTGCTGTGTCGTGGCATTGAGCAGAGTAGCAAAACTTATTTACATCAGTTAACTGCTGGCAGCAATCAGAAGATTGAAGACAATGGCCTCCAGAATGATCACATTTCTTAAGTTGCCGCTCTGGTAATCCATGAAAACTGAATAATATTTGATCGTAAGTTTCAGGCTGGTATTTCTTTGCATTGTCTGCAAAGGTCTCTATCATCAGTTTATTATCATGAAAAGAGTTGATAAAGCTTACCGGAGGTATAGTAGGCCAACTGCTTAAAAGTTCCATAACCAATTGCATTACCGAACCCGTACTGGCTGAAGCATATTGTGGAAATAATGGAATCACCTGAATACTTTCTACCAAACCAGCTTTCATTCTTTCCAAAGCAGAAGAAATAGATGGCGATTGGTAGCGCATAGCAAGTTCCACATGATAACCATCCCCTAATTTTTCTGCCAGCATAGCAGCTTGTATTTTACTGTAATACAACAGAGGAGAGCCATTCTCATCCCAAATTTCCTTATATAGTTTAGACGTTTTTGGGCTGCGAAAAGGGACAATTACCCCTTTAACCAATAATGTCCGGCTAAAAGCATTAATATCGATTACGCGTTCATCCATCAGGAACTCATCAAGATATTTACGCACATCACTTACCTCCGGACTATCAGGAGTACCTAAATTAACCAGCAAAACGCCTTTTTTTCCCATATTTATTTTTCAATAAGACTCCAAAACAGTCTTTACATTCTCCATCAGCCACATTGGTGTTGATGTAGCACCACATATCCCAATCCTGTTTCCCTCATTAAACCAAGACCTCTCCAATTCTTCTGCATCAGAGATGAAATAAGATGATGGATTGTGCTTTTTACAAACCTCGTACAGCACCTTTCCATTAGATGATTTTTTACCAGAAACAAAAATGATAACATCATAGTTGATTACAAATCGCTCAAGTTCATCATAACGGTTAGAAACCTGCCTACATATCGTATCATTGGCTTTAACCTCATATCCCCTGCCAATCAATTCACTTTTGATGTGGTAGAACTTTTCCATGCTTTTGGTAGTTTGACTGTAAAGCGTAAATTTAGGAGGCAGCACTACATTGTCTAGTTCCGCTAAATCCTGGAATACAATAGCATCTCCATTAGTTTGCCCCTGTAAGCCAATCACTTCAGCATGCCCATGTTTACCAAATATTAGAATGAGTTCCTTTTCATCGTAAGAGTTCTTAATCCTGTTTTGCAGTTTCAGTACTACCGGGCAAGAAGCATCAATTAGCGTAAGTTCATTTTCCATCGCCAACTGATAAGTACCAGGAGCCTCTCCATGCGCACGGATCAGTACTTTTTCCTTTCTCAGATCTTTCAGCTCATCATGATTGATAATCCTTAAGCCTTTAGATGCCAGCCGTTTTACTTCCTCATCATTATGAACAATATCTCCCAAACAGTACAAATATTCTTCTCTATCCAGAATGTCTTCAGCCATGTCTATAGCATAAACAACTCCAAAGCAAAAGCCTGAAGATTTATCAATAGTTACTGCTAAATCAAGTTTTTTGTCCATATTCAATGCACTAGCTTAAATACACGCGGTCTTCTTCCCCCTCTACATCCATAATCACATCTACATGCTCCTTTAAAACCGTTGCAAGTTTAACGCCAACAAAGTCGGTAGCTATCGGAAATATTTTATGGCTTCTGTCTACCAGTACTACCGTACGTATTTTTTTATGAGGTGTGTTTAAAAATACGCCCAAACCATAAGCCAGCGTCTTACCACTATTGAGCACATCGTCTACAATGATAATCACCTTGTTACGCCATTTACTTTCATCAAGATCGGTTTTGGCAACCAGCTTAGTGCTATCCTTTTCAAGATCAATCCTAAGCAAAGTAACTTTTAACGTAGATATTTCCAGTAAAATGTCTTTTAACCTAAGGGCCAGTTTATAACCTCTGTCCCAAACCCCAGCTATAACGATTTCTTTCTCTGTCAGGTTATCTTCCAGAATCTGATACGCGATACGGTTGATCTTTTGCTGGATCTGTTTTTTATCAAGAATGAGTAATTGCGAATCTGTCATGTTTCTCTGGCCTAAAGATGCTACAAAAAGAGCGATTTAAAAACTCTAAATCAAATTTTGAAAAATATTTTACAAAGCTTGCAACGTTTGGCTTCTTTTTGTGTCTAATAAAAAACAGCCATAAAAATAGATGGTTGAAACTAATAAAATTTAGTTTAGTTTTTAGTTAATTATCCCTGCCAAGGTGGATGCCCGGGCAGGGATTTCTTTTATATGCTATCCTTTTTTGCGGAGTAAGGGTAATAAACAAAGTTTGCACCCTCCGGTACTATCACAAAAATACACATGAAATCCTCGGGCTTTTTATAACTCTTTAAGAACAACTCCTTTTTCTCCCTGTTAATGATGCCTTTTTCTATAAATTCTTCCAGTGTAGAAGCCTGTATAGTCCAGTCTGTATTCAATTCCTTACGGTTTAAGATCACCTCACCTATAGAAACCTCATGTTGGTGTGCAATAAAAATTGGATAGGAAGAAATACCTTCTACCATAATTTCTACAGCTACTTCTTTAATTGACTCCGCATAAAATTCCAGGTCTTTCTCCAGACTTAGCAACGGACTTTTTTTCTTTTCGTTTTTATCCCCTTCAGAATGCTGTTGGGGTAATAATTCTTCAATATCCATTATAAAGTGGTTATGACTTCAATTTCCTCAATAATACGATTACGCTCTTCTTCAGTTTTCAATTGCAGCAACACAACGTTTTCTACGTGTTGGGTATGCGGAAACATATCTACAGGTTTGATACGGACAACATTGTACTTAGCTTTCATCAAAGCAAGGTCACGGGCCTGTGTGGCCGCATTACAACTTACATATACAATCTTTTCAGCTTCCATTTCCAGCAAACGCTGTACAACATCCGCATGCATTCCTGCACGTGGCGGATCCGTAATAACCACATCAGGCTTTCCATGTGCATTAATGAAGTCAGTGGTCAGAATGTCTTTCATATCTCCGGCATAAAAGATGGTGTTGTCAATTCCATTCAAGTTTGAATTGAATTTCGCATCCTCGATTGCAGTTGGCACATATTCTACCCCTACCACTTGTTTTACTTGTCTGGCTACAAAGTTTGCAATAGTGCCTGCTCCTGTATACAAATCATAAACCAATTCATCACCCCTAAAACCAGCAAACTCACGGGTTATTTTATAAAGCTCATGCGCCTGCTCAGAATTAGTCTGATAGAAAGATTTGGCGCCAATTTTAAATTTAAGACCATCCATTTCTTCAAAAATATGGTCTCTACCTGCATAAGTAATCACCTCCTGATCAAAAATGGTATCATTTTTTTTCTGGTTCATGATGTATAACAGAGATGTAATTTCTGGAAAATTCTGTCTCAGGTATTCCATCAGCCCATCTACTTGTTCTTGTTCAGCATATGCAAATACCACCACTACCATTACTTCACCAGTACTGGAAGTTCTTATAATCAGGTTTCGCAGGTTGCCCTCATGGTTACGCAAGTCATAAAAAGTTAAGCCCATGCGCAGGGCATAGTTCCTAACCTGATTTCTTAATGTATTTGAAGGTTCTGCCTGTAAATAGCAGTGCTGGATATCAAGTATTTTATCAAAACGAAGCGGAACATGAAAGCCAAGCGCATTCATCTCAAGTGCTTCATTTACTTCTCCAGGCTGCCGGTCAATATCTTCTGCATCCTTTACACTTTCCATATCCTGTTTATTTAACCAGCGTTTATTAGAGAATGTATATTCTAACTTATTACGGTAGTATTTATTCGCAGCAGAACCTAAAATAGGCTCCATCCCTGTCGTATCTATTTTGCCAAGCCGCTGCAAGGCAGCCTCCACATTTTTATATTTAAATTTCAGCTGAGCGTCGTACTGCATATGCTGCCATTTACAGCCACCACATGTGCCAAAATGCTGACAAAAAGGATCTGTTCTTAACTCAGAACTCGTATGTAGCGTTTCTATAACCGCCTCAGCAAGGTTCTTCTTTTTCTTTACAATCCGCACATCAGCTACGTCGCCAGGCACTGCTTTATCTACAAATACCACAAGCTCTTCCGCTTTACCCACACCTTTACCTTCCTCGGCAATATCAATAATATGTATGTTGGGGAGAATGGTCACCGTTCCGGCTTTTCTATTTCTGCTCATTAAATGCAAATTTAGAGTTTTTTTTCTTACACATATTAATTTCCTTCAGGCATTTGGGATGCCATTCATTCAGAAATCATAATGCTAGCTGTTACTTGCCAAAAACTTTAAGGATAAAACCAAAAATGCCATTCACAAGATTAAAACTCACATCAAACTTCTCATCTACCAATATCGAAATTTCCAAAACCTCTTTGCTCATGATGATTGTAGTGTATAAACCCAAATATAGCAGTTTATATACCAAAAACCAAATTGGTACAGATTAAGTTTTTATTAAATTTACAGCGCAGCTTTTACTAAAAAAGGCAATAGCTCTTTTTGAAAACTAACAAAGTTTTTGCGCACATCAGCATCACTAACTGAGGTGAAGGCAAAAGAGAACACAATGCTCTTACTTGCTTTGAGCAAAAATGCAAGCCCTTCCCGTCTTGAAGGATTATTTTTAAAATGATCCAACTCAAGATACGCAGCAAGTAAAAGTGATTCTAACTGGTCAGATAAATGCTTTAAAAATTCCTGGGAGTTCGCATTCTCACGAACAAAATCCCATCCTATAAATTCATTACAAACCGTATACGTAAGCCTGCATGTCTTCATCACCAAGGCAGTTAGATGTTCCTGTTCACTTACAAATTGCGCCTTGTTTTTTAAAATTTCCTTAAGGTTTAAATCCAGGTAATCCATCAATATCGCATCAAGCACCTGCTCCTTGCTTTCAAAATATTTGTAAATGGTTGCCTTAGCTATCCTGGCTTTTTTAGCAATTTCATTTACACTCGTTTTATGATAGCCGTATTTCCTAAATAATTCTTTAGCAGCTCTAATAATGCTGTCTTTAATTTTTTCCGGTTCCATCAGTTCGATATTTGTAAAAGCTGGCCACTTTGTAAGGTTACCCGATACGACTTGAGGTTACGCACTGCCGGAGCCTTCTGCGGGCTGCCATCCAATAGCAGCCACTTACCTCCTGTGCAGGGATCCTCTACAGTTAAACCTGTTTCATCAGCAGCTACCTTACACAGATTCTCCGGATTTACAGGACTACACCTGTCGTAAGCAACATAATTACCACCCGTTGCATAAATTATAATTCCGGCCACTCCCTGATTAGGGACAACAAGAATATTATTGACTGCTTTAATTTTAAACTCCTGCACCGTAATCGAATAATTCACGTATACGTCGGGCACAAAAGAATTCTCTTTGCCACAACCTGCAAATAAAAACAGTACAGTTAAACAGACAATTAGTTTCCGCATTAGCTCAATGATGATTTAAATTGCTTTAAAAAGCGCGCATCATTTTCAGAAAACAGGCGTAAGTCTTTAATTTCAAACTTAAGATTGGTAATACGCTCAATGCCCATTCCAAATGCAAAACCACTATATTTTTTGGCATCTATGCCACAATTCTCTAATACATTAGGATCTACCATTCCGCAGCCTAAAATTTCAACCCAGCCACTGTATTTACACATATTGCAACCTGCGCCTTTACAAATGGTGCAGGAAATGTCCATTTCCGCAGATGGTTCTGTAAAAGGAAAATACGAAGGGCGGAAACGCACTTTAGTAC
The nucleotide sequence above comes from Pedobacter sp. MC2016-14. Encoded proteins:
- a CDS encoding UDP-glucuronic acid decarboxylase family protein, translated to MERKRVLITGAAGFLGSHLCDRFIKEDYHVIAMDNLITGDLKNIEHLFALENFEFAHHDVSKFVYVPGDLDYILHFASPASPIDYLKIPIQTLKVGSLGTHNLLGLAKHKNARMIIASTSEVYGDPSVNPQPEEYWGNVNPVGPRGVYDEAKRFQEAMTMAYHTFHGLETRIVRIFNTYGPRMRLNDGRVLPAFIGQALRGEDLTVFGDGSQTRSFCYVDDLVEGIYRLLMSDYAQPMNIGNPDEITIKQFGEEIIKLTGTTQKLVLKDLPVDDPKQRRPDITKAKSILGWEPKVSREEGLKITYEYFKSLPEEVIFNQHKDFATYNK
- a CDS encoding 3-deoxy-D-manno-octulosonic acid transferase, which translates into the protein MLWLYNFGIFFYGLLINAFAQFNPKAKLFVEGRKNLFPQISKKIISGDRTIWFHFASLGEFEQGRPVLERIKKQYYNKKIVITFFSPSGYEIRKNTPLADAVFYLPMDTPSNAKKFIDLVNPELVIFTKYEYWHNYFRILHERSVPLFMISAIFRPSQVFFKWYGRFNRKTLSYVTHFFVQNQESKLLLENIGIKNISLSGDTRFDTVTLNTEKSAPNNSIEAFIAAAPTLIAGSTWPADETLLSQLIKKQPDWKLIIAPHEIDPGHIDQIQMLFPQAVKYSALPKHQTHSAQVLIIDNIGLLSSLYQYGLVSYIGGGFGAGIHNTLEAAAFALPVIFGPNYQKFQEAKDLIALKAANSVQNIEELAQAFEIYANDTKYGVIAKSYVSKKTGATNGILQAVEKFLG
- the hemH gene encoding ferrochelatase is translated as MGKKGVLLVNLGTPDSPEVSDVRKYLDEFLMDERVIDINAFSRTLLVKGVIVPFRSPKTSKLYKEIWDENGSPLLYYSKIQAAMLAEKLGDGYHVELAMRYQSPSISSALERMKAGLVESIQVIPLFPQYASASTGSVMQLVMELLSSWPTIPPVSFINSFHDNKLMIETFADNAKKYQPETYDQILFSFHGLPERQLKKCDHSGGHCLQSSDCCQQLTDVNKFCYSAQCHDTAKLIAAELAIPVEKYSVCFQSRLGKEPWVQPYTSDVLKELAVQGKKRLLVFCPAFVADCLETVYEVSVEYGEEFKKLGGEEVQLVASLNDHPKWIEALSEMVKAS
- a CDS encoding 4-hydroxy-3-methylbut-2-enyl diphosphate reductase, with translation MDKKLDLAVTIDKSSGFCFGVVYAIDMAEDILDREEYLYCLGDIVHNDEEVKRLASKGLRIINHDELKDLRKEKVLIRAHGEAPGTYQLAMENELTLIDASCPVVLKLQNRIKNSYDEKELILIFGKHGHAEVIGLQGQTNGDAIVFQDLAELDNVVLPPKFTLYSQTTKSMEKFYHIKSELIGRGYEVKANDTICRQVSNRYDELERFVINYDVIIFVSGKKSSNGKVLYEVCKKHNPSSYFISDAEELERSWFNEGNRIGICGATSTPMWLMENVKTVLESY
- a CDS encoding phosphoribosyltransferase family protein, with product MTDSQLLILDKKQIQQKINRIAYQILEDNLTEKEIVIAGVWDRGYKLALRLKDILLEISTLKVTLLRIDLEKDSTKLVAKTDLDESKWRNKVIIIVDDVLNSGKTLAYGLGVFLNTPHKKIRTVVLVDRSHKIFPIATDFVGVKLATVLKEHVDVIMDVEGEEDRVYLS
- the rlmD gene encoding 23S rRNA (uracil(1939)-C(5))-methyltransferase RlmD; the encoded protein is MSRNRKAGTVTILPNIHIIDIAEEGKGVGKAEELVVFVDKAVPGDVADVRIVKKKKNLAEAVIETLHTSSELRTDPFCQHFGTCGGCKWQHMQYDAQLKFKYKNVEAALQRLGKIDTTGMEPILGSAANKYYRNKLEYTFSNKRWLNKQDMESVKDAEDIDRQPGEVNEALEMNALGFHVPLRFDKILDIQHCYLQAEPSNTLRNQVRNYALRMGLTFYDLRNHEGNLRNLIIRTSSTGEVMVVVVFAYAEQEQVDGLMEYLRQNFPEITSLLYIMNQKKNDTIFDQEVITYAGRDHIFEEMDGLKFKIGAKSFYQTNSEQAHELYKITREFAGFRGDELVYDLYTGAGTIANFVARQVKQVVGVEYVPTAIEDAKFNSNLNGIDNTIFYAGDMKDILTTDFINAHGKPDVVITDPPRAGMHADVVQRLLEMEAEKIVYVSCNAATQARDLALMKAKYNVVRIKPVDMFPHTQHVENVVLLQLKTEEERNRIIEEIEVITTL
- a CDS encoding phenylalanyl-tRNA synthetase subunit alpha — translated: MSKEVLEISILVDEKFDVSFNLVNGIFGFILKVFGK
- a CDS encoding TetR/AcrR family transcriptional regulator yields the protein MEPEKIKDSIIRAAKELFRKYGYHKTSVNEIAKKARIAKATIYKYFESKEQVLDAILMDYLDLNLKEILKNKAQFVSEQEHLTALVMKTCRLTYTVCNEFIGWDFVRENANSQEFLKHLSDQLESLLLAAYLELDHFKNNPSRREGLAFLLKASKSIVFSFAFTSVSDADVRKNFVSFQKELLPFLVKAAL